One window of the Pristis pectinata isolate sPriPec2 chromosome 13, sPriPec2.1.pri, whole genome shotgun sequence genome contains the following:
- the sdr42e1 gene encoding short-chain dehydrogenase/reductase family 42E member 1 isoform X1, translating into MKTSEKITAPETILITGGGGYLGCRLGCTLQKMGLKVVLFDIHSPLQEVPDAVSFIKGDICNYLEVEAAFRNVDCVFHLASYGMSGREQLNVKLIEEVNVKGTDNVIKACLWNGVPRLLYTSTYNVVFGGQVIKNGDESLPYLPLHLHPDHYSRTKSLAEMKVLHANSTKLKKGTGVLRTCALRPAGIYGPGEQRHLPRIVNYIENGLFKFVYGAADCLVEFVHIDNLVSAQVLASEALTGGKNYIAAGQAYFVSDGKPVNNFEFFKPLVEGLGYKYPTIRLPLRLIYYFAFLTEIIHFFVGRIYNFQPFLTRTEVYKTGVTHYFSIQKARKDLGYDPQEHSLNEIVEWFKARGHGRKSSTYSIRHLVLDVIFLLLLLIVIMSWLPVVSA; encoded by the coding sequence attgggTTGCACCCTGCAGAAGATGGGTCTGAAGGTGGTTCTGTTCGACATCCACAGTCCCTTACAGGAAGTGCCTGATGCAGTAAGCTTTATAAAGGGAGATATCTGCAACTACCTGGAAGTAGAGGCTGCATTCAGGAATGTAGATTGTGTTTTCCATTTAGCTTCTTATGGCATGTCTGGAAGGGAGCAGTTAAATGTAAAGCTGATAGAGGAAGTCAATGTTAAAGGAACAGATAATGTAATCAAGGCATGCCTGTGGAATGGGGTACCAAGACTTCTTTACACAAGTACATACAATGTTGTGTTTGGGGGCCAAGTAATTAAAAATGGAGATGAGTCGCTCCCTTATCTTCCACTGCATCTTCACCCAGATCACTATTCAAGGACCAAATCTTTAGCCGAGATGAAGGTGCTACATGCAAATAGCACAAAGCTAAAGAAAGGCACTGGTGTTTTACGGACATGTGCCCTGCGGCCGGCAGGTATCTATGGACCTGGTGAACAAAGACACCTTCCAAGGATAGTTAATTATATAGAGAATGGTCTCTTCAAGTTTGTATATGGGGCAGCGGATTGTCTGGTAGAGTTTGTCCACATTGACAACCTTGTTTCCGCACAAGTACTGGCATCAGAAGCTCTAACAGGAGGAAAAAATTACATAGCAGCTGGCCAAGCTTATTTTGTCTCTGATGGCAAACCAGTGAACAACTTTGAATTTTTCAAACCACTGGTGGAAGGCCTTGGCTACAAGTACCCCACAATTCGACTGCCACTCAGACTGATCTATTACTTTGCTTTCCTAACAGAAATCATTCATTTTTTTGTAGGTCGCATTTATAATTTTCAACCATTTCTGACTCGCACAGAAGTCTACAAAACAGGAGTCACTCATTATTTCAGCATACAGAAGGCTAGAAAAGATCTTGGGTATGATCCACAAGAGCATAGTTTAAATGAAATAGTGGAGTGGTTTAAAGCACGTGGTCATGGGCGGAAATCATCAACGTACAGCATTAGACACCTTGTGTTGGATGTCATATTTTTACTGTTGCTGTTGATAGTTATCATGTCTTGGCTTCCAGTAGTTTCAGCATAA
- the sdr42e1 gene encoding short-chain dehydrogenase/reductase family 42E member 1 isoform X2, with amino-acid sequence MGLKVVLFDIHSPLQEVPDAVSFIKGDICNYLEVEAAFRNVDCVFHLASYGMSGREQLNVKLIEEVNVKGTDNVIKACLWNGVPRLLYTSTYNVVFGGQVIKNGDESLPYLPLHLHPDHYSRTKSLAEMKVLHANSTKLKKGTGVLRTCALRPAGIYGPGEQRHLPRIVNYIENGLFKFVYGAADCLVEFVHIDNLVSAQVLASEALTGGKNYIAAGQAYFVSDGKPVNNFEFFKPLVEGLGYKYPTIRLPLRLIYYFAFLTEIIHFFVGRIYNFQPFLTRTEVYKTGVTHYFSIQKARKDLGYDPQEHSLNEIVEWFKARGHGRKSSTYSIRHLVLDVIFLLLLLIVIMSWLPVVSA; translated from the coding sequence ATGGGTCTGAAGGTGGTTCTGTTCGACATCCACAGTCCCTTACAGGAAGTGCCTGATGCAGTAAGCTTTATAAAGGGAGATATCTGCAACTACCTGGAAGTAGAGGCTGCATTCAGGAATGTAGATTGTGTTTTCCATTTAGCTTCTTATGGCATGTCTGGAAGGGAGCAGTTAAATGTAAAGCTGATAGAGGAAGTCAATGTTAAAGGAACAGATAATGTAATCAAGGCATGCCTGTGGAATGGGGTACCAAGACTTCTTTACACAAGTACATACAATGTTGTGTTTGGGGGCCAAGTAATTAAAAATGGAGATGAGTCGCTCCCTTATCTTCCACTGCATCTTCACCCAGATCACTATTCAAGGACCAAATCTTTAGCCGAGATGAAGGTGCTACATGCAAATAGCACAAAGCTAAAGAAAGGCACTGGTGTTTTACGGACATGTGCCCTGCGGCCGGCAGGTATCTATGGACCTGGTGAACAAAGACACCTTCCAAGGATAGTTAATTATATAGAGAATGGTCTCTTCAAGTTTGTATATGGGGCAGCGGATTGTCTGGTAGAGTTTGTCCACATTGACAACCTTGTTTCCGCACAAGTACTGGCATCAGAAGCTCTAACAGGAGGAAAAAATTACATAGCAGCTGGCCAAGCTTATTTTGTCTCTGATGGCAAACCAGTGAACAACTTTGAATTTTTCAAACCACTGGTGGAAGGCCTTGGCTACAAGTACCCCACAATTCGACTGCCACTCAGACTGATCTATTACTTTGCTTTCCTAACAGAAATCATTCATTTTTTTGTAGGTCGCATTTATAATTTTCAACCATTTCTGACTCGCACAGAAGTCTACAAAACAGGAGTCACTCATTATTTCAGCATACAGAAGGCTAGAAAAGATCTTGGGTATGATCCACAAGAGCATAGTTTAAATGAAATAGTGGAGTGGTTTAAAGCACGTGGTCATGGGCGGAAATCATCAACGTACAGCATTAGACACCTTGTGTTGGATGTCATATTTTTACTGTTGCTGTTGATAGTTATCATGTCTTGGCTTCCAGTAGTTTCAGCATAA